In Leptotrichia hongkongensis, the genomic stretch TTTATAGATTAGCTATTAAACACCCTTATTATAAAATTCTCTTTTATTTTTAAGTGATTAGTACAATATAAAAAAAATCATTAAATATATGAAGTGCAAAAATTAAGTTTTGAAATGAATGAAGATTTTGATAGAGGAAGAATAATTTATTATAAAAAAAGGATATGCTGATTGATATCCTTTTAACTTATATTCAAATATATTTTTAGAAAATTAAATAAAATAGAAATTTGAAAAATAATCATAAATGTTAAGTTTATTTTATAATTGATTATAAAATCTCAAGTTCCGTAGTATTTTTAACACCAATAGTAACAGTTGCTTTTGTAAAAGATACTTCATATAATACCAGAAGATTTTCTGCTTCATCAATATTCTTTTTTACTTCTGGCAATTTTTCTATGAATTTATTTTTTAAGTCTTGAACAGATTTTTGACTTTTTCTTATAATTCCTTTTGCTTTAACACGTTTTATTCCATCTTTGGGAATTGTTGTAAAGGCTACTTTATTATTTTCTTCAAATTCTATTGTTTTTTGGCTGTTCTTAAATGATAAAAAATATAAAATTT encodes the following:
- a CDS encoding pyridoxamine 5'-phosphate oxidase family protein, with the protein product MDITNNFLEIMEKTTDMAIASSDSSNQPNVRIVRFYYNPEEKILYFLSFKNSQKTIEFEENNKVAFTTIPKDGIKRVKAKGIIRKSQKSVQDLKNKFIEKLPEVKKNIDEAENLLVLYEVSFTKATVTIGVKNTTELEIL